The following proteins come from a genomic window of Bradyrhizobium paxllaeri:
- a CDS encoding DUF4376 domain-containing protein — translation MQFVRETSPNVFVNQSREASVIERANGMPDIQHPPQVWLAWSEEIQETHGIYQVEDVAPFPGLAVTGRRFERRDGKVVMIYDYVIDKPALKAVAANLRWNIEMAGMTLPNGLPVATDRESQGMIVGAVVAAMANPAFTCKWKAADGTFVTLDAATVIMVGTAVSQFIEVCFSAEAHVVGEIDAGTLTTIDQVEAAIRDGISQGTSALQAAMAAQAQG, via the coding sequence ATGCAGTTTGTGCGCGAGACATCGCCGAACGTGTTCGTTAATCAGAGCCGCGAGGCAAGCGTGATCGAACGCGCCAACGGAATGCCCGACATTCAGCACCCGCCGCAAGTGTGGTTGGCATGGTCGGAAGAAATCCAGGAAACGCACGGCATCTATCAGGTCGAGGACGTGGCGCCCTTCCCTGGGCTGGCGGTGACAGGTCGCCGCTTCGAGCGGCGCGATGGCAAGGTCGTGATGATTTACGACTATGTGATCGACAAGCCAGCGCTGAAAGCGGTCGCCGCCAATCTGCGATGGAATATTGAAATGGCGGGCATGACGCTGCCCAACGGCCTGCCGGTCGCGACTGACCGCGAAAGCCAAGGAATGATCGTCGGGGCGGTGGTCGCGGCGATGGCCAATCCAGCCTTCACCTGCAAATGGAAGGCGGCGGACGGCACTTTCGTCACGCTCGATGCAGCGACTGTGATCATGGTCGGCACCGCCGTCTCACAGTTTATCGAGGTGTGCTTCTCGGCTGAAGCGCACGTCGTCGGGGAGATCGACGCCGGCACGCTGACCACAATCGACCAGGTCGAAGCCGCGATACGCGATGGCATCAGCCAAGGGACGTCCGCGCTTCAAGCCGCAATGGCGGCACAGGCCCAAGGGTAG
- a CDS encoding phage major tail tube protein yields MSSNVYVMEAANLFCGDADPSLSNHLTISDLKLPELAENYVDHRPGGAPIAVEVDTNMNRLESTFTLAGWQPQVQTMIGLSTTANQVFTAYGVIRDRRNGRALEGKAVMQGRLGRVNPQNWRRGDLQSHEYSIRAIMHYALWLEGEEMFYWDFFLNTRRTGGVDINRDINRILRIPIGEGG; encoded by the coding sequence ATGTCTTCAAACGTCTATGTGATGGAAGCCGCCAACCTGTTTTGCGGCGATGCTGATCCATCGCTCTCGAACCATCTGACGATCTCGGACTTGAAGCTTCCGGAGTTGGCCGAGAACTATGTCGACCATCGCCCTGGCGGCGCACCGATCGCAGTCGAGGTCGACACCAACATGAACCGCCTGGAGTCAACCTTCACGCTCGCCGGCTGGCAGCCGCAGGTGCAGACCATGATCGGATTGTCGACCACGGCCAACCAGGTCTTCACGGCCTACGGCGTGATCCGCGACCGCCGCAATGGCCGCGCCCTCGAAGGCAAGGCCGTGATGCAGGGCCGGCTCGGTCGCGTCAATCCGCAGAACTGGCGCCGTGGCGATCTGCAAAGCCATGAGTATTCGATCCGCGCGATCATGCACTATGCGCTTTGGCTCGAAGGCGAGGAAATGTTCTATTGGGACTTCTTCCTCAACACGCGGCGAACGGGCGGTGTCGACATCAATCGCGACATCAATCGCATTCTGCGGATTCCGATTGGTGAGGGTGGTTAA
- a CDS encoding phage tail protein produces MTNSTPVLMQWGLLQFQVWPLNYHELDHYSKTDWARKEIAGAAVYREWTGEGDEELHLRGKVFPLKLGGLEELEVMETMRRQGIAALMMRGGQGEGRSLGWYVCERLVRNHTFIDVEGFGKQISFEGLFARVPIPSAEDEFPVLWSLLAPT; encoded by the coding sequence ATGACCAACAGCACGCCCGTTCTGATGCAGTGGGGCCTTCTGCAATTCCAGGTCTGGCCGCTCAACTATCACGAACTGGATCACTACAGCAAAACCGACTGGGCGCGGAAGGAGATCGCCGGCGCTGCGGTCTATCGTGAGTGGACCGGTGAAGGCGACGAAGAGCTTCACCTGCGTGGCAAGGTATTTCCGCTCAAGCTCGGCGGGCTCGAAGAGCTTGAAGTGATGGAGACGATGCGCCGGCAGGGTATCGCTGCGCTCATGATGCGCGGCGGCCAAGGCGAGGGCCGTTCGCTCGGCTGGTATGTGTGCGAGCGCCTGGTGCGCAATCACACGTTCATCGATGTCGAGGGCTTCGGCAAGCAGATCAGCTTCGAAGGTCTGTTCGCGCGCGTGCCAATCCCTTCGGCCGAGGACGAATTCCCCGTTCTCTGGAGCCTATTGGCGCCGACCTGA
- a CDS encoding tail protein X, producing MAITSYEMLTVKGDNVTADLIVWRRYRVRAPGIVEAMLDANPHLARIHREGPFIPVGTQVRIPIDAELIAKGPKPKQIELWTASPNL from the coding sequence ATGGCCATCACCAGTTACGAAATGCTGACCGTCAAGGGCGACAACGTGACGGCAGACCTGATCGTATGGCGGCGCTACCGCGTGCGCGCGCCTGGCATTGTCGAAGCGATGCTGGATGCAAACCCGCACCTGGCGCGCATCCATCGCGAAGGGCCATTCATTCCGGTCGGCACGCAGGTGCGGATTCCCATCGATGCCGAACTGATCGCAAAGGGGCCGAAGCCGAAGCAAATCGAGCTTTGGACGGCTAGTCCGAACCTATGA
- a CDS encoding phage late control D family protein → MSYVDTDPWHNKRESTRRKVRCTIIIDGVDVTSRFDPHLLSVTAIDTLGGVDQCHIELDDRDGRLKIPVAWSSYVAVFIGWHSESTYYTFEGWVTDVESGFSRGTGGRRLWIDATGTPRNEGKSPSVKNWGEGAPPGQQEGQKIPLSQVLQEAAKAAGFTVQIGASFQNVMRDYWSMQTESFMHFGERLASELGGYFKIKGKTAYLRDAPDLSGGIEAVWGKNLIEWRIRPYIGRTQWGGSKQDHFNIAQSIWEETKKQFGGEGVFGGANAITQLPNPAPNASVAEQGNDGSNNFANAARGAGWVSINGEPQARGGMVVSVRGARPDVDGTYVIDEAHHKYERGGGYTTMLKLRFPMAKAPSGTEGGASPTLPQNP, encoded by the coding sequence ATGAGCTACGTCGACACTGATCCCTGGCATAACAAGCGCGAGTCGACGCGGCGCAAGGTCCGCTGCACGATCATTATCGATGGGGTCGACGTCACCAGCCGCTTCGATCCGCACCTGCTATCGGTCACCGCGATCGACACGCTTGGCGGTGTCGACCAATGCCACATAGAGCTTGATGACCGCGACGGTCGGCTGAAAATTCCGGTGGCCTGGTCGTCCTATGTCGCGGTCTTCATCGGTTGGCATAGCGAGAGCACCTATTACACCTTCGAGGGCTGGGTCACCGATGTCGAAAGCGGCTTCTCCCGCGGTACCGGCGGCCGGCGGTTATGGATCGATGCCACCGGCACGCCGCGCAATGAAGGCAAGAGCCCGTCAGTAAAGAACTGGGGCGAGGGCGCGCCGCCTGGCCAGCAAGAGGGCCAGAAGATTCCGCTTTCGCAAGTGCTCCAGGAAGCGGCGAAGGCGGCCGGTTTCACGGTGCAGATCGGGGCGTCATTCCAGAACGTCATGCGCGACTACTGGTCAATGCAGACCGAGAGCTTCATGCACTTCGGCGAGCGCCTGGCGAGCGAGCTTGGCGGTTACTTCAAGATCAAGGGCAAGACGGCTTACCTGCGCGACGCACCTGATCTCTCCGGCGGCATCGAAGCGGTGTGGGGCAAGAACCTGATCGAGTGGCGCATCAGGCCCTACATCGGCCGCACGCAATGGGGAGGTTCGAAGCAAGACCATTTCAATATCGCGCAAAGCATTTGGGAAGAGACCAAGAAACAATTCGGCGGCGAGGGCGTGTTCGGCGGCGCCAACGCGATCACGCAGCTGCCGAACCCGGCGCCGAACGCGAGTGTTGCCGAGCAGGGCAATGATGGCTCGAACAATTTCGCCAATGCGGCCAGGGGCGCCGGATGGGTGAGCATCAACGGTGAGCCGCAAGCCCGGGGCGGCATGGTTGTCAGCGTGAGAGGGGCGAGGCCGGATGTCGACGGCACGTATGTGATCGACGAAGCACATCACAAGTATGAACGCGGCGGTGGCTACACCACGATGTTGAAGCTGCGTTTTCCGATGGCCAAGGCACCGAGCGGGACGGAAGGAGGGGCGAGCCCGACGCTGCCGCAGAACCCTTAA
- a CDS encoding endo-1,4-beta-xylanase, which produces MDSLHATAQANGLIFGAAAGPPLLTDASLAALYREHCGLITTDIALKWGTVRPSSDMAPVWTQADALLAWAEASNIKVKGHTLIWNEYNPAWLWTNSSTAPNYGALTSPIKVEDAKRCFDQHITETVERYAGRIQIWDVVNEAIEPAHKRSDGMRAKTWMTVWGPKYVERAFARAHAANPSAKLFLNEQSLERFNYEPNRVKFLALVDRLLDAGIPLHGVGLESHLIMWAMVSHEGVLWLVDALDRRGLDVHISELDVAHAGASGQAVALGSDAATIDAAVAEFVAPMLADVMQFKCVKALLTWQLVDKYSWLYSQHPRPLPFDNSYQPKPLAFAIERALINAGRR; this is translated from the coding sequence ATGGATAGCCTGCATGCAACCGCACAGGCCAACGGCCTGATATTCGGTGCAGCGGCTGGGCCGCCGCTTCTGACCGATGCTTCGCTCGCCGCGCTCTACCGAGAGCATTGCGGCTTGATCACGACCGACATCGCGCTGAAATGGGGGACGGTGCGACCGTCGAGCGACATGGCTCCGGTTTGGACGCAAGCCGATGCGTTGCTGGCCTGGGCCGAGGCATCGAACATCAAGGTCAAGGGTCATACCCTGATCTGGAACGAATACAATCCGGCATGGCTATGGACGAATAGCAGCACAGCGCCGAACTATGGCGCGTTGACCTCGCCGATCAAGGTCGAGGACGCGAAACGCTGTTTCGACCAGCACATCACCGAGACGGTGGAGCGCTACGCCGGGCGCATCCAGATTTGGGATGTCGTCAACGAAGCGATTGAGCCGGCGCACAAGCGCAGCGACGGCATGCGCGCCAAGACCTGGATGACGGTATGGGGACCGAAGTATGTCGAGCGTGCCTTCGCGCGGGCGCATGCAGCGAACCCTTCTGCCAAGCTGTTCCTAAATGAACAGTCGCTCGAACGGTTCAACTATGAGCCGAACCGGGTGAAGTTTCTGGCGCTGGTCGACCGCTTGCTCGATGCCGGAATCCCGCTGCATGGCGTCGGCCTCGAAAGTCACCTGATCATGTGGGCGATGGTCAGTCACGAAGGCGTCTTGTGGCTGGTCGACGCGCTGGATCGGCGCGGCCTCGACGTGCACATTTCCGAGCTAGACGTCGCACACGCCGGCGCCAGCGGCCAGGCGGTAGCGCTTGGCTCGGACGCTGCAACGATCGACGCGGCGGTCGCTGAATTCGTGGCGCCTATGCTCGCCGACGTGATGCAATTCAAATGCGTCAAGGCGCTGCTCACCTGGCAGCTGGTGGACAAGTATTCCTGGCTCTACAGCCAGCATCCGCGCCCACTTCCTTTCGATAACTCATATCAGCCGAAGCCGCTCGCCTTCGCGATCGAGCGCGCGCTGATCAATGCTGGTCGGAGGTGA
- a CDS encoding helix-turn-helix domain-containing protein encodes MAKKRKVTTVARRANGDDTLVGQRIRAARLSADISQSDLGTKLGVSFQQVQKYERGTNRVSAGRLRQIADALDKPFGYFFEGAQMKHGKPEPSDLDAILANREVIDLLKLLARLKDAGKRRAVYNCAVQVASVIVKEDT; translated from the coding sequence ATGGCAAAGAAGAGAAAGGTGACGACAGTGGCCAGACGAGCGAACGGAGACGATACGCTGGTCGGCCAGCGCATACGCGCAGCACGCCTATCGGCAGACATCAGTCAGTCCGATCTCGGAACGAAACTCGGCGTGTCGTTCCAGCAAGTGCAGAAGTACGAAAGAGGCACCAATCGGGTGAGCGCGGGAAGGCTGCGACAGATAGCCGATGCGCTCGACAAGCCGTTCGGCTATTTCTTCGAGGGCGCGCAAATGAAGCACGGCAAACCCGAGCCGTCAGACCTGGATGCAATCCTCGCGAACCGCGAGGTGATCGACCTCTTGAAGCTGCTCGCCAGGCTCAAAGACGCCGGCAAGCGCCGCGCCGTGTACAACTGCGCTGTGCAGGTCGCCAGCGTCATTGTCAAGGAGGACACCTGA